Proteins from a single region of Echeneis naucrates chromosome 14, fEcheNa1.1, whole genome shotgun sequence:
- the LOC115054550 gene encoding uncharacterized protein LOC115054550, whose translation MPRKGRRSEAQKQRWKKVTEPDHPLCTLSSVNNVVGATLPARQLRGEDEARAKLHARRGTGWRHKVFRWPISPFTGRSHKLVIPPESPDKKFILIVGDSHLRAIVDGFVPMPESHDLSFGIMSTPGACASQIRTEVLHAVVPRTPEAVCLLAPSNNLTASRTVDEAAIDFANLLKSIGNRWHEVFVVDFPPRLACDPDYQDHLRQAYRRVAARMGVKYLFSATEHFPTSNLELWSKDGVHLSDSEGMAILVQLLFSAATEQLRTPPPAPRVSPRPSPPVRKVLPKLVVRERSPAPPAPDPFQWRTVGRGGKVAMTDLFHTM comes from the exons ATGCCGCGGAAGGGGAGACGTTCCGAGGCCCAGAAGCAACGCTGGAAGAAGGTCACTGAGCCAGACCACCCCCTCTGCACCCTCTCTTCCGTCAACAAC GTGGTTGGAGCCACCCTGCCAGCCAGACAGTTGCGAGGAGAGGATGAAGCGCGTGCCAAGCTCCATGCAC GCCGTGGTACCGGATGGCGCCACAAAGTGTTCCGGTGGCCAATTTCACCCTTCACAGGGCGCAGTCACAAATTGGTCATCCCGCCTGAGTCACCTGACAAGAAg ttcaTTCTGATTGTCGGGGACTCCCATCTACGTGCCATTGTAGATGGTTTTGTTCCGATGCCAGAGTCTCACGACCTCTCCTTTGGCATCATGTCGACCCCGGGAGCCTGCGCGTCTCAGATCCGTACTGAGGTTCTACACGCCGTAGTTCCTCGTACTCCTgaggctgtctgtctgctggctcCCAGCAACAACCTTACTGCTAGCAGGACGGTTGATGAGGCTGCCATCGACTTTGCCAATCTCCTCAAGTCCATTGGCAACCGCTGGCATGAG gtttttgttgtcGACTTCCCTCCCCGCCTGGCTTGTGACCCTGACTACCAGGATCACTTGCGTCAGGCATATCGCCGTGTGGCTGCTCGTATGG GCGTGAAGTACCTCTTTTCAGCTACAGAGCACTTCCCCACGAGCAACTTGGAGTTGTGGAGCAAGGATGGT GTCCACCTGAGTGATAGTGAGGGGATGGCTATCCTCGTTCAGTTGCTCTTTTCTGCCGCTACAGAGCAACTGAGGACACCACCCCCAGCCCCCCGGGTCTCTCCCAGGCCATCACCTCCAGTTAGGAAAGTCCTTCCTAAATTGGTTGTGAGGGAGAGGTCCCCTGCTCCACCTGCACCTGACCCCTTTCAATGGAGGACTGTTGGTCGGGGCGGCAAG GTTGCAATGACAGATTTGTTTCATACGATGTGA